In the Petrotoga sp. 9PWA.NaAc.5.4 genome, one interval contains:
- the arcC gene encoding carbamate kinase produces MDKKLAIVAIGGNALNKSKESPTVENMLKNLEFTSKCLVELVKKDYKLVITHGNGPQVGNILLQQEAAKDIVPPFPLDVNGAMTQGYIGYMIVQSLKNVLIKENINKEVSCIVTQVLVSKNDPAFMNPSKPIGPFYYEKDVEYLIKEKGWDMIEDAGRGWRRVVPSPQPLDIVEINSIKKLVQNNNIVIAAGGGGIPVIKENNEIKGVEGVIDKDRASALLAIELDADEFIILTAVEKVFINYNKPNQMAISLMDINEAKKYIQEGHFSKGSMLPKIEACIDFVEKTGRKALITDLGKLSEALEGRTGTIIKK; encoded by the coding sequence ATGGATAAAAAGTTAGCAATTGTAGCTATAGGAGGAAATGCCTTAAACAAGTCTAAAGAATCTCCTACTGTTGAAAATATGTTAAAAAATTTAGAATTTACTTCTAAATGTCTTGTTGAGTTAGTAAAGAAAGATTATAAATTGGTGATTACTCATGGAAATGGCCCACAGGTTGGGAATATCTTGTTACAACAAGAAGCAGCTAAAGATATTGTTCCTCCTTTTCCTTTAGATGTAAACGGAGCAATGACCCAAGGATATATAGGTTATATGATCGTTCAATCTTTAAAGAATGTTTTAATTAAAGAGAATATTAACAAAGAAGTGTCATGTATAGTAACTCAAGTCTTAGTTAGTAAAAATGATCCTGCATTTATGAATCCTTCGAAACCTATAGGTCCTTTCTATTACGAAAAGGATGTTGAGTATTTAATTAAAGAAAAAGGATGGGATATGATAGAAGATGCAGGAAGAGGGTGGCGTAGGGTTGTACCTTCTCCTCAACCTTTGGATATTGTTGAAATAAATTCAATTAAAAAACTTGTCCAGAATAATAATATTGTTATCGCTGCTGGTGGAGGTGGGATACCAGTCATTAAAGAAAACAATGAAATAAAAGGCGTGGAAGGTGTTATAGACAAAGATAGAGCATCGGCTTTGTTAGCAATAGAGCTTGATGCAGATGAATTTATTATTCTGACAGCGGTGGAAAAAGTTTTCATTAATTATAATAAACCAAATCAAATGGCTATATCTTTAATGGATATAAATGAAGCAAAGAAGTATATTCAGGAAGGACATTTTTCAAAAGGAAGTATGCTACCAAAGATAGAAGCGTGCATAGATTTTGTTGAAAAAACAGGAAGGAAGGCTTTAATAACAGATTTAGGGAAGTTAAGTGAGGCCTTAGAAGGTAGAACAGGAACAATAATTAAAAAATAA
- a CDS encoding electron transport complex protein RnfA has translation MAPDIGFLSLFFASIFTSNILLSNFLGMCSFISVSKDFNSSNGLGLAVTFVMTITTAINWLVYHYLLVPFGLDYLRYIVFIIVIAAIVQISEMVIERMSTNLYMSLGIFLPLITVNCAIMGVALFMQIRNYNFLQSVVFGLGSGLGWWLAIILLASIRKKVDNSPVPGPLKGPGITLITIGFMAMAFMGFSGMLAVQ, from the coding sequence ATGGCTCCTGATATTGGTTTTCTTTCTCTATTTTTTGCTTCTATTTTTACTAGTAATATCTTACTTTCAAATTTCTTAGGAATGTGTTCATTTATCTCAGTATCGAAAGATTTTAATTCTTCCAATGGTTTGGGGCTGGCTGTTACTTTCGTCATGACTATTACTACTGCTATTAACTGGCTTGTATACCATTATTTACTTGTTCCATTCGGTTTAGATTATTTGAGATACATTGTTTTTATTATTGTAATTGCTGCTATTGTACAGATTTCAGAAATGGTAATTGAAAGAATGTCCACTAATTTATACATGAGTTTAGGAATTTTTTTGCCTTTAATTACTGTTAATTGTGCTATAATGGGAGTTGCTTTGTTTATGCAAATAAGAAATTATAATTTTCTACAATCAGTAGTGTTCGGCTTAGGTTCAGGGCTTGGTTGGTGGTTGGCTATTATTTTGTTGGCTTCTATTAGGAAAAAAGTTGATAATTCTCCTGTTCCTGGTCCTTTGAAAGGGCCTGGCATAACTTTAATAACTATAGGGTTTATGGCTATGGCTTTCATGGGATTTTCAGGAATGTTAGCTGTACAGTGA
- the argF gene encoding ornithine carbamoyltransferase, translating to MPINLKGRSLLTLKDFTPEEIKYLLDLSKDLKSKKRMGIKGELLKGKNIVLIFEKTSTRTRCAFEVAAYDEGANVTYLTNSQMGKKESIEDTARVLGRFYDGIEFRGFKQETVEILAKYSGVPVWNGLTDEDHPTQVLADFLTIMENFDKPLNKIKFVYIGDGRNNMANALMIGASKMGMDFVIVSPKELYPNEKLVAEMKNVAKENGGKITITDNSDAVEGTDVIYTDVWVSMGEESKMEERINLLKPYQVNMELIKKAKNPEVIFLHCLPSFHDTKTEVGLDVFNKYGLKEMEVTDEVFESKHSKVFDEAENRMHTIKAVMVATLVG from the coding sequence ATGCCCATTAATTTAAAAGGAAGAAGCCTTTTGACTTTAAAAGATTTTACGCCGGAGGAAATCAAATATCTTTTAGACCTTTCAAAAGATTTGAAATCGAAGAAACGCATGGGAATAAAAGGAGAATTATTGAAAGGTAAGAATATAGTCCTTATTTTTGAAAAAACATCTACAAGGACAAGATGTGCTTTTGAAGTAGCTGCTTATGATGAAGGTGCGAATGTTACTTATTTAACCAATAGTCAAATGGGCAAAAAAGAGTCTATAGAAGATACAGCAAGAGTTTTAGGAAGATTTTATGATGGAATTGAATTTAGAGGGTTTAAACAAGAAACTGTTGAAATTTTAGCTAAATATTCTGGAGTTCCTGTTTGGAACGGTTTAACTGATGAAGATCATCCTACTCAAGTTTTAGCTGATTTTTTAACAATAATGGAGAATTTTGATAAACCTTTAAACAAAATAAAGTTCGTTTATATAGGTGATGGTAGAAACAATATGGCAAATGCTTTGATGATAGGAGCTTCAAAAATGGGAATGGATTTTGTTATAGTTTCTCCTAAGGAATTGTATCCTAACGAAAAGTTAGTAGCTGAAATGAAAAACGTGGCTAAAGAAAATGGTGGGAAAATTACGATAACAGATAATTCAGATGCTGTAGAAGGAACCGATGTAATTTATACCGATGTGTGGGTTTCTATGGGTGAGGAATCTAAAATGGAAGAAAGAATAAATTTGTTAAAACCTTATCAAGTAAATATGGAACTGATAAAAAAGGCTAAAAATCCTGAAGTGATTTTTTTACATTGCCTACCTTCTTTTCATGATACGAAAACAGAAGTGGGTTTAGATGTTTTTAACAAGTACGGTTTAAAAGAAATGGAGGTAACAGACGAAGTATTTGAAAGTAAGCATTCAAAAGTCTTCGATGAAGCAGAAAACAGAATGCATACCATAAAAGCCGTTATGGTTGCAACCTTAGTTGGATAG
- a CDS encoding NADH:ubiquinone reductase (Na(+)-transporting) subunit D, which yields MAQKTFKSIAKENLWNNNPVFVQILGICSTLAVTNRLLNTLIMTLGVTFATGLSSLTVSLLKNFIPRKVRMIVQTLIISFYVIIIDIVLRAYVPEVSRALGPYVGLIITNCIIMGRTEAFAQSNSPLLSLWDGVTSSLGYMYILLMIAFVRELLGFGTIFGFQVLPANFVNWTIMVMPPSAFFMLAIFMWIFKGYMFKKEVKK from the coding sequence ATGGCTCAAAAAACTTTTAAGAGTATAGCTAAAGAAAATTTATGGAATAATAATCCTGTTTTTGTTCAAATTTTAGGTATATGTTCTACGTTAGCCGTCACAAATAGGTTATTGAATACTCTAATTATGACCTTAGGTGTTACTTTTGCCACGGGATTGTCGAGTTTAACCGTATCTCTTTTGAAAAATTTTATCCCAAGAAAAGTTAGAATGATCGTTCAAACTCTTATAATTTCTTTTTATGTTATAATTATAGATATTGTATTAAGAGCATATGTACCAGAAGTGAGTAGAGCTTTGGGGCCGTACGTTGGATTAATAATTACAAATTGTATAATAATGGGAAGAACAGAAGCTTTTGCCCAATCTAATTCTCCTTTGTTATCATTATGGGATGGGGTTACTTCCAGTTTAGGATATATGTATATTCTTTTGATGATAGCGTTTGTTAGAGAACTTTTAGGTTTTGGTACTATATTTGGTTTTCAGGTTTTACCAGCCAACTTTGTAAATTGGACAATAATGGTTATGCCTCCAAGCGCTTTCTTTATGCTCGCTATATTTATGTGGATATTTAAAGGATACATGTTTAAAAAGGAGGTTAAAAAATAA
- a CDS encoding NADH:ubiquinone reductase (Na(+)-transporting) subunit F, which yields MNPVLVASLIIGGLSGVLSALIVLVDSLVNNYGEVNIDINNGKKQLKVNGGAPLLITLSEQGIFIPSACGGRGSCGACKVKVLSDIGPILPTEAPLLDTEEIKQNIRLSCQVKVKSDISIEIPEELFIAKKFEGVVESIKNLTYDIKEVKIKLIEPPEVEFKAGQYMQLVIPPYEKINEYTQRAYSISSSPSQKSYVEFLIRLVPGGIATTYVHNYLKENDKIELVGPFGEFYMRDTDADMICVAGGSGLAPIKSIVTDMYERNITHRNVWLFFGARSLKDLYYVDFFKDMEKKWDRFHFIPALSEPQPEDNWEGEVGLITDVLDKYFKAKMDQNTSKEGYLCGSPGMINACIKVMTTNGIPEDKIYYDKFA from the coding sequence ATGAATCCAGTTTTAGTTGCATCTCTTATAATTGGAGGTTTAAGTGGAGTTTTGTCTGCATTGATTGTGTTAGTAGACAGTTTAGTTAATAACTATGGTGAAGTTAATATAGATATAAACAATGGAAAAAAACAATTGAAAGTTAATGGAGGAGCTCCTTTGTTAATTACTTTATCAGAGCAAGGGATTTTTATTCCTTCGGCTTGTGGAGGTAGAGGAAGTTGTGGAGCTTGTAAAGTAAAGGTTTTATCAGATATAGGACCTATATTGCCAACGGAAGCTCCTTTGCTGGATACAGAAGAGATTAAGCAAAATATTAGATTATCCTGTCAAGTAAAAGTTAAATCCGATATATCGATAGAAATTCCCGAAGAATTATTTATTGCTAAAAAATTCGAAGGCGTTGTCGAAAGCATTAAGAATCTTACTTATGACATAAAAGAAGTGAAGATAAAATTGATAGAACCACCTGAAGTAGAGTTTAAAGCTGGACAGTATATGCAGTTAGTTATTCCGCCCTATGAAAAGATTAATGAATATACCCAGAGAGCGTATTCAATATCTTCTTCGCCAAGTCAAAAAAGTTATGTAGAATTTTTGATCAGACTTGTACCAGGTGGAATAGCAACAACCTATGTTCATAATTATCTTAAAGAGAACGATAAAATAGAATTGGTCGGGCCTTTTGGAGAATTTTACATGAGAGATACTGACGCTGATATGATATGTGTTGCAGGAGGTTCGGGTTTGGCTCCAATAAAGTCCATAGTAACAGATATGTATGAAAGAAATATCACTCATAGAAATGTTTGGTTATTTTTTGGAGCAAGAAGTTTGAAAGATCTTTACTATGTTGATTTCTTTAAAGATATGGAGAAAAAATGGGATAGGTTTCATTTTATTCCTGCGCTTTCTGAACCTCAGCCAGAAGATAATTGGGAAGGTGAAGTTGGTTTAATTACAGATGTTTTAGATAAATATTTTAAAGCTAAAATGGATCAAAATACATCTAAAGAAGGTTATCTTTGTGGAAGCCCTGGTATGATAAATGCGTGTATAAAAGTTATGACTACAAATGGGATACCAGAAGATAAAATATATTATGACAAGTTTGCGTGA
- a CDS encoding alpha-amylase family glycosyl hydrolase, translating to MNELLERIKTLWNKLYFNKYQEKLDEFINFLKTKKDFITYMPEDKFWYKKGLLYSTYVDLFAGNFEKMTEKLDYLKDLGVTILWLLPILESPMKDQGFDISDFYNVRKELGGNESFFKFVEVAHDKGIKILFDIAINHTSIEHPWFQEAKKSKDSKYRDYYIWSIDDKKYSQARLLFKGMVNSNWTYNPETNDYYFHRFYEIQPDLNYKNPDVLVEMIKVFTFWKEHGVDGFRMDAAPFLWKEEGTNCENLIQTHWILKIFRASLDYLKEGTALIAEANQPPKDVVAYFGNSDECHVAYHFPVMPKIFLSIAESNPNYIIDTLSEKITPPIPKDCQWFVFLRCHDELTLEFVEPEERKKMLKYYLLDNRWIFREGEGIAGRLYNQMNKDYRKVLLAYSVLFSLKGTPINYYGDEIAMENNEEFYKKMTEKIGHKDSRFFNRGPFDDKKMLEALNSSETDSYKVFHGIKKMIEIKKENEELFSMEPIYENVNGIFKVSRKLEKKSLIIYNNLTPKSQIIDNIEIQAYSYFWKVDL from the coding sequence ATGAATGAATTATTAGAAAGAATAAAAACGTTGTGGAACAAACTTTATTTTAATAAATATCAAGAAAAATTAGACGAATTTATAAACTTTTTGAAAACTAAAAAAGATTTCATAACATACATGCCTGAGGATAAGTTTTGGTACAAAAAAGGATTATTATATTCAACTTATGTTGATTTGTTTGCAGGCAATTTTGAGAAAATGACAGAAAAATTAGATTATCTGAAGGATTTAGGAGTTACTATACTATGGTTACTACCTATATTAGAATCTCCAATGAAAGATCAAGGGTTTGATATTTCAGATTTTTATAATGTCAGAAAAGAGTTAGGAGGAAACGAAAGCTTTTTTAAATTTGTTGAAGTAGCTCATGATAAAGGCATCAAAATTTTATTTGACATTGCAATAAACCATACTTCCATAGAACACCCTTGGTTTCAAGAAGCAAAAAAATCGAAAGATTCAAAATATAGAGATTATTATATTTGGAGTATTGATGATAAAAAATATTCTCAAGCTCGACTTTTATTTAAAGGTATGGTAAATAGCAACTGGACTTATAACCCAGAAACAAACGATTACTATTTTCATAGGTTTTATGAGATACAGCCCGATTTAAACTATAAAAATCCTGACGTATTGGTAGAAATGATAAAAGTCTTTACTTTTTGGAAAGAACATGGCGTAGATGGCTTTAGAATGGATGCAGCTCCTTTTCTTTGGAAAGAAGAAGGAACTAACTGTGAAAATTTAATTCAAACTCATTGGATTTTAAAAATCTTTAGAGCTTCTTTAGATTATTTGAAAGAGGGAACCGCTCTTATTGCTGAAGCAAACCAACCTCCAAAAGATGTTGTAGCTTATTTTGGTAACTCTGATGAATGCCATGTAGCTTATCATTTCCCAGTTATGCCTAAGATATTTTTAAGTATAGCCGAAAGTAATCCGAACTATATAATAGATACTCTTTCTGAAAAAATAACTCCTCCTATTCCCAAGGATTGTCAATGGTTTGTTTTTTTAAGATGTCATGATGAGTTAACATTAGAATTTGTTGAACCAGAGGAACGAAAAAAGATGTTAAAATATTATCTTCTTGATAATAGATGGATCTTTAGGGAAGGGGAAGGAATTGCCGGTAGATTATATAATCAAATGAATAAAGATTACAGAAAAGTATTGTTAGCTTATTCAGTGCTATTTTCTTTAAAAGGAACACCTATAAATTACTACGGTGACGAAATCGCAATGGAAAATAACGAAGAATTTTATAAAAAAATGACCGAAAAAATTGGTCACAAAGATTCAAGATTTTTCAATAGAGGTCCTTTTGATGATAAAAAAATGTTAGAAGCGTTAAATTCTTCTGAAACGGATAGCTATAAAGTGTTTCATGGTATTAAAAAGATGATTGAAATAAAGAAAGAAAATGAAGAATTATTTTCAATGGAACCAATATACGAAAATGTCAACGGAATCTTTAAAGTTAGTAGAAAACTCGAGAAAAAATCACTTATTATTTATAATAATCTAACCCCTAAAAGCCAAATCATAGATAACATAGAAATACAAGCTTATAGTTATTTTTGGAAAGTTGATCTTTAG
- the pyrF gene encoding orotidine-5'-phosphate decarboxylase has translation MFLDKLKKNQREKNSFICVGLDSDIEKLPARFRNEGVKGIENFNKYIIDQTYEHVCAYKINIAFYEMLGYKGIQAFENTVEFLKTNFEIPVIIDAKRGDIANTAKAYAKYYFEYLKVDSITVNPLMGLDSLEPYLLFPSSHIFVLALTSNPGAKDFIIPNKLYLQILEKLNFLKNTYTNQIGAVIGATQKEYFEEILEKYRGFNYLIPGIGSQGGSLEDITKLINKGETVVINVSRSIIFSENPKKAILEYQNLLNNIQF, from the coding sequence TTGTTTTTAGATAAACTTAAAAAAAATCAAAGAGAAAAAAATTCTTTTATATGTGTTGGTCTTGATAGCGACATAGAAAAATTACCAGCACGGTTTAGAAATGAAGGAGTTAAAGGTATTGAAAACTTTAACAAATATATAATAGATCAAACTTACGAGCATGTTTGTGCTTATAAAATAAATATCGCTTTTTACGAGATGCTCGGATATAAAGGCATTCAAGCTTTTGAAAACACTGTAGAATTTCTTAAAACTAATTTCGAAATTCCTGTAATAATCGATGCAAAAAGAGGGGATATCGCAAATACAGCAAAAGCATATGCAAAATATTATTTTGAATATTTGAAAGTAGACTCTATTACAGTCAATCCATTAATGGGTTTAGACAGCTTGGAACCTTATTTATTATTTCCTTCCTCACATATATTTGTTTTGGCTTTAACTTCCAATCCTGGAGCAAAAGATTTTATTATTCCAAACAAGTTATACTTACAAATATTAGAAAAACTAAATTTTTTAAAGAATACATATACTAATCAAATAGGCGCAGTTATAGGAGCTACACAAAAAGAATATTTTGAAGAAATATTAGAAAAATATAGAGGTTTTAACTATTTAATCCCTGGGATAGGTAGTCAAGGAGGATCTTTAGAAGATATTACAAAGCTTATAAATAAAGGAGAAACGGTCGTTATTAATGTTTCAAGGAGTATAATATTTTCAGAAAATCCCAAAAAAGCTATTTTAGAATATCAAAATCTCCTGAACAATATACAATTTTAA